Proteins from a genomic interval of Treponema brennaborense DSM 12168:
- a CDS encoding MCP four helix bundle domain-containing protein, with protein sequence MKKSLQTTLLGGFGILIVIIVAAAGFSFYNMSKMNAATAVITKKNLPAVLFAGLINNDISQYRANEFWHIVSESAEEMATVDALLEQAKTQITEEFGSYEQASVDSGDDELMRELLQLWNRYLVISKQQLDFSRVGNRSAAMTLSLGESLSLYNTISDKCLELVKYNEAESVAVEQAAGAVYRQSTGLLLAVVIFAIAAGLIIALSISNSIVSCVSTVQAGIESLAEGDLLLEHLTLERRQKVLSRRDELGRMGSALDTMVGNLTSIITNINSISSQVSEGAR encoded by the coding sequence ATGAAAAAATCGTTACAGACAACCTTACTGGGCGGATTCGGCATCCTTATCGTCATTATTGTGGCAGCCGCGGGGTTTTCGTTTTACAATATGTCGAAAATGAACGCCGCAACTGCGGTCATAACGAAAAAAAATCTGCCGGCCGTGCTGTTTGCGGGTCTGATAAACAACGATATATCACAGTACCGTGCCAATGAATTTTGGCACATCGTTTCCGAATCGGCGGAAGAAATGGCGACGGTTGACGCGCTGCTGGAACAGGCGAAAACGCAGATTACGGAAGAATTCGGGTCTTATGAACAGGCCAGCGTGGATTCCGGCGACGACGAACTGATGCGGGAACTGCTGCAGCTGTGGAACCGGTATTTGGTGATCAGCAAGCAGCAGCTTGATTTCAGTCGTGTCGGAAACAGAAGCGCCGCCATGACGCTTTCGCTCGGTGAATCCCTGTCGTTGTATAATACGATTTCGGACAAATGTCTGGAATTGGTCAAGTATAATGAAGCGGAATCCGTTGCGGTGGAACAAGCCGCCGGCGCCGTGTACCGGCAAAGTACGGGGCTGCTGCTTGCGGTCGTGATCTTCGCGATTGCAGCCGGGCTGATCATTGCGCTTTCGATCAGCAATTCAATCGTTAGCTGCGTCAGTACCGTTCAGGCCGGCATCGAAAGCCTTGCGGAGGGTGATTTGCTGCTTGAGCATTTGACACTCGAACGCCGGCAGAAGGTTCTGAGCCGACGGGACGAGTTGGGGCGGATGGGGAGCGCACTCGATACCATGGTGGGAAATCTGACCAGTATCATCACGAACATCAATTCGATTTCGTCGCAGGTTTCGGAAGGAGCGCGGTAG
- a CDS encoding permease, with protein sequence MGFLENIGTFLQDQVFGMKWLNAGIGRFLSLFGLDVTGRIGGSVRFFLYDTVKITVLLCFLIFLISYVQSYFPPEKSRKILGRFHGVWANIVAALLGTVTPFCSCSSIPLFIGFTGAGLPLGVTFSFLISSPMVDLGSLVLLTSIFGWNVAVVYVVFGLIIAVAGGTLIEKLHMETYVEDFIKNVPAADIEAVSVSQNDRFTYAGAQVAFTFKKVFPYILVGVGIGAVIHNWIPETWIETVLGSGNPFGVVLAVLLGVPLYADIFGTIPVAEALLFKGAQLGTVLSFMMAVTTLSLPSLIMLRKAVKPKLLGTFIGICTAGIMLAGYLFNALQFLFI encoded by the coding sequence ATGGGCTTTCTGGAAAACATCGGTACGTTTTTGCAGGATCAGGTTTTCGGAATGAAGTGGCTGAACGCCGGTATCGGCCGCTTTCTTTCACTGTTCGGTCTTGACGTAACGGGCAGGATTGGCGGCAGCGTCCGGTTCTTTTTGTATGATACGGTAAAAATTACGGTACTGCTTTGTTTTCTGATTTTTCTCATTTCATACGTTCAAAGCTATTTTCCGCCTGAAAAAAGCAGGAAAATACTGGGGCGGTTTCACGGAGTGTGGGCAAATATCGTTGCCGCGCTGCTGGGAACGGTTACCCCGTTTTGTTCCTGCTCATCCATTCCGCTCTTTATCGGTTTTACCGGTGCCGGTTTGCCGCTCGGCGTAACTTTTTCATTTCTGATTTCTTCCCCTATGGTAGATCTCGGTTCTTTGGTGCTGCTGACGAGCATTTTCGGCTGGAACGTTGCGGTGGTATACGTCGTTTTCGGTTTGATTATTGCGGTTGCAGGCGGTACGCTGATTGAAAAACTGCACATGGAAACCTACGTGGAAGATTTTATCAAAAACGTTCCCGCTGCGGATATCGAAGCCGTCTCGGTATCGCAAAACGACCGTTTTACCTATGCGGGCGCGCAAGTTGCATTTACCTTTAAAAAAGTGTTTCCGTATATTCTCGTCGGTGTGGGAATAGGAGCGGTGATTCACAACTGGATTCCTGAAACTTGGATTGAAACCGTTTTGGGGTCCGGCAATCCGTTTGGCGTCGTTCTGGCCGTTTTGCTCGGCGTTCCGCTGTACGCCGATATTTTCGGTACCATACCCGTTGCGGAAGCGCTTCTTTTCAAGGGCGCGCAGCTGGGTACGGTACTGTCGTTTATGATGGCGGTTACGACGCTTTCGCTCCCGTCGCTGATCATGCTCCGGAAAGCGGTAAAGCCGAAGCTGCTCGGTACGTTTATCGGTATCTGTACGGCGGGTATCATGCTTGCCGGATATCTGTTTAATGCGCTGCAATTTTTATTCATATAA
- a CDS encoding thioredoxin family protein, producing MGLFGKKKSRCGSGSGCDCGSGKAETAVTKKKAETVGASVKILGSGCAKCNQLEANTVEALKILGMDTAIEHVTDFGQIAAYGVMSTPALVVDGKVVAYGTVCSTDDVVKILQKVSG from the coding sequence ATGGGATTATTCGGTAAAAAAAAATCCCGCTGCGGTAGCGGTAGCGGCTGTGATTGCGGTAGCGGAAAGGCGGAAACTGCCGTGACGAAGAAAAAAGCGGAAACGGTCGGGGCAAGCGTAAAAATTCTGGGTTCCGGCTGTGCAAAATGCAATCAGCTTGAAGCGAATACGGTGGAAGCGCTTAAAATTCTCGGAATGGATACGGCGATTGAACACGTTACCGATTTCGGGCAGATCGCGGCGTACGGTGTCATGAGTACGCCGGCACTCGTGGTCGACGGCAAAGTCGTTGCGTACGGTACGGTGTGCAGCACCGACGACGTGGTGAAAATCCTGCAAAAAGTCAGCGGATGA
- a CDS encoding arsenate reductase ArsC, translated as MDKLKVAFVCVHNSCRSQIAEALGNRLAGDGFEFHSAGTEPAVRINQDAVRLMKELYGIDMEKTQHSKSLADIPPVDIVVTMGCSVQCPFLPCRHREDWGLDDPTGKSDEAFKKIIRTIEQNVLQLRRQGAASCVKREVR; from the coding sequence ATGGATAAACTGAAAGTTGCGTTCGTTTGCGTACATAATTCCTGCCGAAGTCAAATTGCCGAAGCGCTCGGCAACCGTTTGGCCGGCGACGGATTTGAATTTCATTCTGCGGGAACGGAACCCGCCGTGCGAATCAATCAGGATGCCGTCAGGCTTATGAAAGAATTGTACGGCATAGACATGGAAAAAACGCAACATTCCAAATCGCTTGCCGATATACCTCCCGTGGATATCGTCGTTACCATGGGATGCAGCGTTCAGTGCCCTTTTCTGCCGTGCAGACATCGCGAAGACTGGGGGCTCGACGATCCGACCGGAAAAAGTGACGAAGCGTTTAAGAAAATTATCAGAACGATAGAGCAAAACGTATTACAGTTACGGCGGCAGGGCGCCGCGAGTTGTGTGAAACGTGAAGTGCGCTGA
- a CDS encoding C-GCAxxG-C-C family protein, protein MLHKEKALAYFENNFNCSQAVFASFATEMGVSEELALKLGTEFGGGARCGQLCGAVSGALLVLGLKYGHYEAENGDQKSKAYALAVDFNKRFCSKHKSVVCKELLGYDVSDPEDMAIIKEKGLFGTKCPQCIADAVDIVERICSENR, encoded by the coding sequence ATGCTGCACAAGGAAAAAGCGTTGGCGTATTTTGAAAACAATTTCAATTGTTCGCAAGCTGTGTTCGCTTCGTTTGCAACGGAAATGGGTGTCAGCGAAGAACTGGCTTTAAAACTGGGCACGGAATTCGGCGGCGGTGCTCGCTGCGGGCAGCTGTGCGGGGCCGTATCGGGGGCTTTATTGGTCTTGGGGTTAAAATACGGTCATTACGAAGCGGAAAACGGCGATCAGAAATCGAAAGCCTACGCTTTGGCCGTCGACTTCAACAAACGGTTTTGCAGTAAACATAAATCCGTCGTGTGTAAAGAATTACTGGGGTATGATGTGTCCGATCCTGAAGATATGGCCATTATAAAAGAAAAAGGATTGTTCGGTACGAAATGTCCGCAGTGCATCGCCGATGCGGTGGACATCGTTGAACGGATATGCAGCGAGAATAGATAA
- a CDS encoding ArsR/SmtB family transcription factor translates to MAADYREDVKLIKALADENRLAILELLLSGEKCGCVLLEALSIMQPTLSHHMKLLCDAGIVTGRKHGKWIYYSICKNGSTVLRNMISRYTLPPESACGQTFGKS, encoded by the coding sequence ATGGCAGCGGATTATAGGGAAGACGTAAAACTCATTAAGGCGCTTGCCGATGAAAACCGTTTGGCAATACTTGAGTTGCTTTTGAGCGGTGAAAAATGCGGGTGCGTGCTGCTGGAAGCGCTTTCCATTATGCAGCCTACTTTATCGCATCATATGAAACTTTTGTGTGATGCGGGGATCGTCACGGGGCGCAAGCACGGCAAATGGATTTATTATTCCATTTGCAAAAACGGGAGTACCGTATTGAGAAACATGATTTCAAGATATACGTTGCCGCCGGAATCTGCGTGCGGGCAAACGTTCGGCAAGTCCTGA